In the genome of Methanococcoides burtonii DSM 6242, the window AATGCTCCACACTGTCGGGGAAACGAGCTTTGGAATTCACACACCACCATCCTTAAGCAATGAAATGCCTGCCCTTGATGGTATCGAATATATGCCACACAAGTCAGCAGGATTACAGTCCGCTTCTGACATGTGGATAGACAAAGCAAGGTTGACAAACAGCCTTCAGAACAAGCCTGTCATAGAGAAGATCCTGAAAGGCAGGACACTCTAAAACCCCTACTTTTTTCTGATATATTCTTTGTTACATCTTTTTTAAGGGAAACTCATGCGGTAATAATACCGACAGAATAAGTTAGCTCTTCCTGATCAGCATATATAAATGAAGTATAAGTGGATGAAAGCATAGAATTTCATCCAGTTAATATTACATCGATCAGATAGTCTCCAGAAGTTCGTCCAAGGCAAGGGATGTATCGAACTGACTAACTCGCCCATCATCTGTCAGCGTAAATTTGCCCTGTGAAGCACCAGTAACCACAAAGTGTTCCGGACCAAGATCTTTGGTATCAGTCCATGTGTCATTATTCAGATAAAGGAAAACCCTTTCCCCGAGAGAAAAAGAAGATTCATCCTCCACATCTATGGTAACATAATCGTCACTGCCACCCTGTATTCTAACTATGACTTCTTTTTTGGGTAATGGATTTTTGAGATAGCCATCCACACTGATAATGACATCAGTATAGAGAACATCATGCCAACCCAGATCATAGATATCATCAGTTGGCCTCGTTCCATCAGCAGTGTTCCATTTACTTGGAAGTATCTCCTTGACCGTACCTATTAAAATTACATCAGACCGATCGCTCAGATCTTCATAGCTTAAGAATTCAAGAAGGGCACTGACCATGATGGTCTCTCCCACAAAAGCACCATCCATCTGTTCGGTTTCCTCAATGGGTAATTCCTTTTCTTTCACGACATCTATGGTGAAGTTATTGGATTCTGCCATGCCAATCCAATAAGGTTTTGTAATTGATTCACCCCTTGAAGTGTGATATACAGCACTAAGTATATACTCACCATTATCCAAATTCCAACACTTTGAATTAAAGGTAGCATTAAGAGATTGACCAGGATGGAGTTCAACAAGAACATCATTATTTAACCGCACTCTTGAATTAACTCCACATATATATGGCACATTAGAACCATTTGGAAATAAGAAATTAATATCATAACTCACTTGTTCTTCCATCTTCCACACATTGATAGTTTTGTTACCAACGTTTGTTAACATCAAGTGAATGTTGAAAGTTTCACCTTCCTGCACCTGTGTCTTTTCAGGCACCAGAATAAAATTCAATTCACCGAATTCACCGATCTGTCGATCGGGTTCTTTTGAATCTACACATCCCCCTGCAAGCAACATTGAGCTAATTAAGAACAGTACGAGTATTATTTTGCTAATTTCTATATTGCTGAGATTTTTGATGTATTTAATTTTCATCCCCACCTAAACAATAAACTATGCACAAGTATTATATTATTATTCCTTTCCACAGTTTTCTGTGTTGTCATACAACATTAACAATATGTCAAAATAGTGTATTAGTAAATTTGGGAACTTACCCATACCCCTAATTATTTTGGTTCTTTGTAAGTTTAAAGCATTTCTAATTCACCCATTTTTTAATTTATTGATGATCAAGACCATACTAAATGGCAACAAGTTAAAATATTATTATGAAGTGAACTCTTGTACGAAAATTGATTTTCAATATCAACAAGCAATGGTCTTACAAATATGAGACGTTTCAACTTCCAGTCAAAGTCAAATTATATCATTCGTTTCACACTTAGTATAATTTATAGAAAGTGAGATGGTGTAATTGATGAAGTCCAAAATCAGAACAACCGTGACAATAGGAATCTTCATAATATCAAGTATAGTTGTGATCAACGTACTTCTGGTAAATACTCCTGTTGTCATACAAATCGAAGGCGATGCTTTCAAAATAGTAGATATTCCTTACAAATATACGATCAATGAAGCATACCTGCTACTGTCCTCTGCCTTCCTCTGTGGATTTTGCCTCGCTTTGATACTTCTTGATAATGGTATCTTTCAAACCATTCCCCATGAGCCTGAATCCGGAGAGAACAATCCATTAGAGAACTCTCAAGGATTAGAGAAAAGGGACATTTCAGGAATCATATTAAAAGCCCTTACAGGGGATGAAAGGAAAACCGTTGAAATTATCCTGAATAAAGGCGGTCGTATCCTTCAAAATGAACTTGTAAATTCCCTTGATTTTTCAAAAGCCAAGGTATCAAGGATCCTCATCAATCTTGAAAAGCGTGGAATTGTCAAGAAAAGTAAATATGGACTTACAAATTGTATCTCACTTGCTGATGACATAAGGGGTGAAACGAAATGAGAAAAGAATTTCTAATCATTGCATTGG includes:
- a CDS encoding helix-turn-helix transcriptional regulator, giving the protein MKSKIRTTVTIGIFIISSIVVINVLLVNTPVVIQIEGDAFKIVDIPYKYTINEAYLLLSSAFLCGFCLALILLDNGIFQTIPHEPESGENNPLENSQGLEKRDISGIILKALTGDERKTVEIILNKGGRILQNELVNSLDFSKAKVSRILINLEKRGIVKKSKYGLTNCISLADDIRGETK